One region of Candidatus Neomarinimicrobiota bacterium genomic DNA includes:
- the rbfA gene encoding 30S ribosome-binding factor RbfA, producing the protein MRFRPYTRSDRFGHELKRIVSEIILKEVQANHLDLITVTHVKVSSDLKHAKVYVSVLNRNIPKSDVESFFSDRAKYIRRIVGGKIVAKSVPELRFYYDDTYEEVERIDRILAEIEKDRSGP; encoded by the coding sequence ATGAGATTCCGGCCTTATACGCGGTCTGACCGTTTTGGCCATGAACTTAAGCGAATCGTCAGCGAAATAATCCTCAAGGAAGTACAGGCAAATCATCTCGATCTTATTACGGTGACTCATGTGAAAGTCTCAAGCGATCTGAAACATGCCAAGGTGTATGTCAGCGTTCTCAACCGGAACATTCCCAAGAGTGATGTGGAGAGTTTCTTCAGTGACCGGGCCAAATACATCCGAAGAATAGTGGGGGGAAAGATTGTGGCGAAATCGGTCCCTGAATTGAGATTCTATTACGATGACACTTACGAAGAGGTCGAAAGGATCGACCGGATTCTCGCGGAGATTGAAAAAGACCGTTCCGGGCCCTGA